From Spirochaetota bacterium, the proteins below share one genomic window:
- a CDS encoding sigma-70 family RNA polymerase sigma factor gives MITMEKKELNEREIQDIINNVCQGNVNDFEQIYDVYYKMVTSIIRRIVKPNTTELDSIVNEAFLIIFKGLKGFKGNSKFSTYIYRIVLNYAFKVSKKKNRERKYFVVWGDNNDSNSIENIASPTKIEDVIVDKNFLENTIGSLTKELQEAIDLYYYERYSIREIANIVGTTETAIKNRLYQARNKIKNELKKREVL, from the coding sequence ATGATCACAATGGAAAAAAAAGAGCTAAATGAAAGAGAAATTCAAGATATTATAAATAATGTTTGCCAAGGTAATGTTAATGATTTCGAACAAATATACGATGTGTATTACAAAATGGTAACATCTATTATTAGGCGTATTGTTAAACCAAATACCACAGAATTAGATAGTATTGTCAACGAAGCATTTTTAATAATATTTAAAGGATTAAAAGGATTTAAAGGAAATTCTAAATTTTCTACCTATATATATAGAATAGTATTAAACTATGCTTTCAAAGTATCTAAAAAGAAGAATCGTGAAAGAAAATATTTTGTAGTATGGGGCGATAATAATGATTCAAATAGTATCGAAAATATAGCGTCACCTACGAAAATAGAAGATGTAATTGTCGATAAAAATTTTTTAGAAAACACTATTGGGTCTCTCACTAAAGAACTTCAAGAAGCTATTGACCTATATTATTATGAACGATATTCTATTAGAGAAATAGCAAATATCGTAGGAACTACAGAAACAGCTATTAAAAATCGATTGTATCAAGCAAGAAATAAAATAAAAAATGAATTGAAAAAGAGAGAAGTGCTATGA
- a CDS encoding DEAD/DEAH box helicase, which translates to MLSLFTLNIQAQSNNKRISFLRLSLDSHDNLSELLSSQKPLSYIYSAYPNSTNIEIAFLSYWSTLKKDAKKNNSILFTAPFPQELVYFIGQISCSITINDTPSQSLLFTSKAFSPKISLDIANSIISLSHKEESFLIPSIIPYIIYKNHISPLHMLFRAITTDTLFTNGSCTINISESNFLIEELQYQKSSLNKYITIPKIIDSEHITPIFEFYYNKNQNKYELSLFLEVLVESHKKRFPLNLESAKKFLNSHVDFAINGDHNSTLLIKKEHPICKNIEKIVETCFQNFYSVLGEIEDNKIITNDKANFFEGFLPKISQNTEIYQVGKKNKLQFILAQEKPNINISNITKNPLFANIDWLAVTFEYNHNNIKLSLADLEKIIIDGFIEIDNKLISLPEDDTDPIKKLLELRKNKTDTDLNIQASFLPWILFLYPEATIPIEWQELKDFITLGTLPHIVLPNHSVLRDYQRLGVERLSLLHKFGFGMILADEMGLGKTLQILALLDINKGESKTIIITPTALLLNWLAEIQKFYPNCFKVLLVNGSKQNRDEKLKDIDNYDIIITSYHMLGFDMEYYQNIEFDFCIIDEAQHIKNSKSKRSKSVKQINARTKIAVSGTPLENNIAELWSIFDFIMPGFLGTSKEFQHNFEDPLLRFDPQQRKSTLNKLYQICAPFIIRRTKDKVYKELPPKIEQTIITELTTKQKSLYLNTLSKVRDQFQTVIQNNNLSSSHIDFLSALTKLRQISLHPALIYPELENEDPELYSSKMTALLELLDDALESNHRILIFSQFVSMLKLIKKELLKRQIEHLYIDGKTTNRIQLTDDFNNGTTPVFLISLRAGGVGLNLTGADTVILFDPWWNPAVENQAIDRAHRIGQHKVVNIYRLMTKGTIEEKIFNLQRKKDFLFDNIMQENSDFGAFSSEELLSLLNTDDSLFEEENE; encoded by the coding sequence ATGCTGTCTTTATTTACGCTAAACATTCAGGCTCAAAGTAACAATAAAAGAATTTCTTTTCTTCGTCTTTCCTTAGATAGTCATGATAATTTGTCAGAATTATTATCTTCTCAAAAACCATTGAGTTATATATATTCTGCATATCCAAATAGCACTAATATCGAAATAGCATTTCTTAGTTATTGGAGCACTCTAAAAAAAGATGCAAAAAAAAATAATTCTATCCTTTTCACGGCACCCTTTCCTCAAGAACTTGTTTATTTTATAGGTCAAATTTCTTGTTCCATAACAATTAATGACACACCTAGCCAATCATTATTATTTACTTCCAAAGCGTTTTCTCCAAAAATATCTCTTGATATTGCTAATTCAATTATTTCTTTATCACACAAAGAAGAAAGCTTTTTAATTCCTAGTATTATTCCTTATATCATTTATAAAAATCATATCAGCCCTTTGCATATGTTATTTCGTGCGATAACAACTGACACTTTGTTTACTAATGGATCCTGTACTATCAATATTTCTGAAAGTAATTTTTTAATAGAAGAGTTGCAATATCAAAAATCTTCTCTAAACAAATATATTACAATTCCTAAAATCATTGATTCAGAACATATTACTCCGATTTTTGAATTTTACTATAACAAAAATCAAAATAAATATGAATTATCTTTGTTTTTGGAAGTTCTCGTAGAGAGTCATAAAAAACGCTTTCCTTTGAATTTAGAAAGTGCAAAAAAATTCTTAAATTCTCATGTTGATTTTGCTATTAATGGAGATCATAATTCAACCTTATTAATAAAAAAAGAACATCCTATTTGTAAAAATATAGAAAAAATTGTAGAAACTTGTTTTCAAAATTTCTACAGTGTACTTGGAGAAATTGAAGACAACAAAATTATTACTAATGATAAAGCTAATTTTTTTGAAGGTTTTTTACCAAAAATATCTCAAAACACTGAAATATATCAAGTTGGCAAAAAGAATAAATTGCAATTTATTCTTGCTCAAGAAAAGCCTAATATTAATATTTCTAACATCACAAAAAATCCTCTATTCGCCAATATAGATTGGCTTGCTGTAACTTTTGAATATAATCATAATAATATAAAATTATCTCTTGCTGATCTCGAAAAAATAATTATTGATGGATTTATTGAAATTGATAATAAGCTCATTTCTCTTCCTGAAGATGATACAGACCCTATTAAAAAATTACTAGAATTGCGTAAAAACAAAACTGATACTGATCTAAATATTCAAGCATCCTTTTTACCTTGGATTTTGTTTCTTTACCCTGAAGCTACTATTCCTATAGAATGGCAAGAATTAAAAGATTTTATCACTCTTGGGACTCTTCCTCATATTGTTTTACCCAATCACTCTGTTCTCAGAGATTATCAGCGATTAGGAGTAGAACGACTTTCTTTGTTACACAAATTTGGTTTTGGGATGATTTTGGCAGATGAAATGGGGCTAGGTAAAACACTACAAATTTTGGCTTTACTTGATATTAACAAAGGTGAAAGTAAGACCATTATCATCACTCCTACAGCTCTTCTCTTGAATTGGCTAGCAGAAATTCAAAAATTTTACCCTAATTGCTTCAAAGTATTACTTGTTAATGGTAGTAAACAAAACAGAGATGAAAAATTAAAAGATATTGATAATTATGATATTATTATTACCTCTTATCACATGCTAGGATTTGATATGGAGTATTATCAAAATATAGAATTTGATTTTTGTATCATTGACGAAGCTCAACATATTAAAAATAGTAAATCCAAGCGTTCTAAAAGTGTCAAACAAATAAATGCTCGTACAAAAATAGCAGTTAGTGGAACACCTTTAGAAAATAATATAGCTGAATTATGGTCTATTTTTGATTTTATTATGCCTGGATTCTTAGGAACAAGTAAAGAATTTCAACATAATTTTGAAGATCCTCTTCTTAGATTTGATCCTCAACAAAGAAAAAGTACTTTAAACAAACTCTATCAAATATGTGCTCCTTTTATTATTAGAAGAACAAAAGACAAAGTTTATAAAGAATTACCACCAAAGATAGAACAAACTATCATCACAGAATTAACAACCAAACAAAAATCATTATATCTTAATACACTTTCTAAAGTTCGTGATCAATTTCAAACGGTTATACAAAATAATAATCTTAGTAGCAGTCATATTGATTTTTTATCAGCACTTACCAAATTGCGTCAAATATCATTGCATCCAGCACTTATATACCCTGAATTAGAAAACGAAGATCCTGAATTATATTCTTCAAAAATGACAGCTTTGTTAGAATTACTAGATGATGCATTAGAATCTAATCATCGCATATTAATTTTTAGTCAATTTGTATCGATGTTAAAACTTATTAAAAAAGAATTACTAAAGCGTCAAATAGAACATCTTTATATCGATGGTAAAACAACAAATCGTATTCAACTTACCGATGATTTTAATAATGGTACTACCCCTGTATTTTTAATTTCATTAAGAGCTGGAGGCGTTGGTTTGAACTTAACTGGTGCTGATACGGTAATCTTATTCGATCCTTGGTGGAATCCAGCTGTAGAAAATCAAGCTATTGATAGAGCTCATAGAATCGGACAACATAAAGTAGTAAATATTTATCGTTTAATGACAAAAGGTACTATAGAAGAAAAAATATTTAATTTACAACGCAAAAAAGACTTTCTCTTTGATAATATCATGCAAGAAAATAGTGATTTTGGAGCATTTTCTTCAGAAGAATTATTATCTCTTCTTAATACTGATGATAGTCTTTTTGAAGAAGAGAATGAATGA
- a CDS encoding alpha/beta hydrolase, giving the protein MKIFMMLTLFLLLSFCSISPDLNKRETYYVKVNNAYLPVYTLGSNTEKVILFVHGGPGLSSVFYYYIPFFQKLAKKYKIFFWDQRGAGGTRGFTSDDEMTINQFVHDMDVVYNSIKSMIPNTKIYVMGHSYGGMVGGSYVTKHNDKVEASIFIEPAFNVKQINEIASELMLNNITKYLDQKLSPKEEKYWNMAKSFYIQNKYLSSKNYLQHSKYTSDWDKVLGLNRMCDYIRGEVFNFISDSVLENISVLMQMEKVLIKLEKNGENNRNLSTDSIFGISKITKPVLLVTSELDYLVPPSTSIDGYNRMNGGIPNHKSVHLSYKDASHAPFLQSVKYDLFDKIIDFIHNN; this is encoded by the coding sequence ATGAAAATCTTTATGATGTTAACACTGTTTTTATTATTGAGCTTTTGCTCTATTTCTCCAGATTTAAATAAGCGTGAAACCTATTATGTAAAGGTAAATAATGCTTATTTACCTGTGTATACACTAGGTTCGAATACAGAAAAAGTGATTTTATTTGTACATGGTGGACCAGGCCTATCTTCTGTATTTTATTATTATATTCCCTTTTTTCAAAAATTAGCAAAAAAATACAAAATATTTTTTTGGGATCAGAGAGGAGCTGGTGGTACTAGAGGCTTTACTAGCGATGATGAAATGACTATCAATCAGTTTGTACACGATATGGATGTCGTTTATAATTCAATCAAATCAATGATACCCAATACAAAAATTTATGTTATGGGACATAGTTATGGTGGTATGGTCGGTGGATCTTATGTAACAAAACATAATGATAAAGTAGAAGCCTCTATATTTATTGAGCCTGCTTTTAATGTGAAACAGATAAATGAAATAGCGTCAGAGCTAATGTTAAATAATATTACAAAATATTTGGATCAAAAACTCAGTCCAAAAGAAGAAAAATATTGGAATATGGCAAAAAGTTTTTATATACAAAATAAATATTTATCAAGTAAAAATTATCTCCAACATAGCAAATATACTTCTGACTGGGATAAAGTTCTGGGACTTAATCGAATGTGTGATTATATTAGGGGAGAGGTTTTCAATTTTATTTCAGATAGTGTATTAGAAAATATTTCTGTATTAATGCAAATGGAAAAAGTTTTAATAAAATTAGAAAAAAATGGTGAAAATAATAGAAATTTAAGTACAGATTCAATCTTTGGTATTTCTAAGATTACAAAACCTGTATTATTAGTAACTTCAGAATTAGATTATTTAGTTCCGCCTAGCACATCGATAGATGGCTACAATCGCATGAATGGAGGAATTCCTAATCATAAATCTGTACATCTTTCTTATAAAGATGCATCACATGCTCCTTTCTTACAATCTGTAAAATATGATTTGTTTGACAAAATAATTGATTTCATACATAATAATTAA
- a CDS encoding M20/M25/M40 family metallo-hydrolase, protein MNYIIDQEQIVKLFMDMACISTPSFYEKPLMNFIETYLQNKKVDIKRIPYTHSNGLSSENMIIRMPATNSSKKGIFFDAHADTVNPCQDIKPVIDGDIIRSSQNSVLGADDKCGIASMLVAIETILINNISHGELLFIISSAEEVGLVGAKYIPQEIFQGIDYGVILDSGGPVGSINLKAPFHYTYTITILGKAAHAAIAPEMGINAIQIAADLIKDLPSGRISEDTVCNIGLIEGGSGRNVVPERVVITGEFRSIVDAKCVPIHQQVLQAVANHKDKAVDIICDIQKSCVGYNFDQSAEFIQFIAQGLSNIGITPKYEESCGGTNANVYSTTGILSTVISVGMEDIHSVNEYIRIKDLIDTTRLIVNLVEIA, encoded by the coding sequence ATGAATTATATAATTGATCAAGAACAAATAGTGAAACTATTTATGGATATGGCTTGTATATCTACCCCTAGTTTTTATGAAAAACCACTAATGAATTTTATAGAAACTTATTTACAAAATAAAAAAGTAGATATCAAGCGTATTCCTTATACACATAGTAATGGACTAAGTTCTGAAAATATGATTATTCGTATGCCAGCAACAAACTCTTCTAAAAAAGGAATATTTTTTGATGCGCATGCTGATACAGTTAATCCTTGTCAAGATATTAAACCTGTAATTGATGGAGATATTATACGCTCCTCTCAGAATAGTGTGCTAGGTGCTGATGATAAATGTGGTATTGCTAGTATGCTTGTTGCTATTGAAACTATTTTAATAAATAATATTTCTCATGGAGAATTATTATTTATTATTTCTTCTGCAGAAGAGGTAGGCTTAGTTGGCGCAAAATATATCCCTCAAGAAATTTTTCAAGGTATAGATTACGGAGTGATTTTGGATTCTGGTGGTCCTGTTGGATCAATCAATCTTAAAGCTCCTTTTCATTATACTTATACAATTACGATTTTAGGTAAAGCAGCACATGCAGCTATTGCACCAGAAATGGGAATTAACGCTATACAAATAGCAGCTGATCTTATCAAAGATCTTCCATCAGGTCGTATTTCTGAAGATACCGTATGTAATATAGGGCTTATTGAAGGTGGTTCAGGCCGTAATGTTGTACCTGAACGGGTAGTTATTACAGGAGAATTTCGTTCTATTGTAGATGCTAAATGTGTACCAATTCACCAACAAGTACTTCAAGCTGTGGCAAATCACAAAGACAAAGCTGTTGATATTATTTGTGATATACAAAAAAGTTGTGTTGGTTATAATTTTGATCAATCTGCAGAATTTATACAATTTATTGCACAAGGATTATCTAATATTGGTATTACTCCCAAATATGAAGAATCATGCGGTGGAACTAATGCGAATGTATATTCTACAACAGGTATTTTATCTACGGTTATTAGTGTAGGTATGGAAGATATCCATAGTGTAAATGAATATATTAGAATCAAAGATCTTATTGATACTACTAGATTGATTGTTAATTTGGTTGAAATAGCATAA
- a CDS encoding V-type ATP synthase subunit D — MVQASPNRMELQTQKAKLRTATRGHKLLKDKQDALTKLFLEKVHTVKALREHTEIELKKAYSYFMIARGVMDRATANMVFEASSAEILLKANIINTLGVCSPEFDFEQKGSLHEYGLVGTSAEVDSALDIFSNVVQQLIELAEMEKLVELLAIEIEKTRRRVNALEYRLIPRTQETIRFIVMKLDEMDRSNLARLMKVKDIVRKEN; from the coding sequence ATGGTTCAAGCCAGTCCTAATAGAATGGAGCTTCAAACCCAAAAAGCTAAGTTGCGTACCGCTACTAGAGGTCATAAATTATTAAAAGATAAGCAAGATGCTTTAACCAAATTATTCCTTGAAAAAGTTCATACTGTAAAAGCACTTCGTGAACATACAGAAATTGAATTAAAAAAAGCTTATTCTTATTTTATGATTGCTCGAGGAGTGATGGATAGAGCAACTGCTAATATGGTTTTTGAAGCTTCTAGTGCAGAAATTTTATTAAAAGCAAATATAATAAATACTCTTGGTGTTTGTTCTCCTGAGTTTGATTTTGAACAAAAGGGTTCTTTACATGAATATGGATTAGTTGGTACTTCAGCAGAAGTGGATTCTGCTTTAGATATTTTTTCTAATGTTGTACAACAATTAATTGAATTAGCTGAAATGGAAAAACTTGTTGAACTATTAGCTATTGAGATTGAAAAAACAAGAAGAAGAGTAAATGCTCTTGAATATCGTTTGATTCCACGCACACAAGAAACTATCCGTTTTATCGTAATGAAACTCGATGAAATGGATAGATCAAATCTTGCACGTTTGATGAAAGTTAAAGATATTGTTCGAAAAGAAAATTAA
- the cadA gene encoding cadmium-translocating P-type ATPase, which yields MSNCKKESCHDLHNSDDNHGHEHNHEHSHDIDLTFQEIIKEITPALVSFTLLFTGIIMEYMKVGFFQTQIIQIIWYGIPFIIIALPVVKEAVTLMIKDKDFFNELSLMSFATLGAFVIGEYAEGLGVMVFYSIGEVVQGFAVSKSKKNIKALLDVRPDLAYLVKDDGIHDVDPKDVAINDIIEVRTGEKIPLDGVLITETASFNTAALTGESVPRNLKSSEEVLAGMISVEKTVRIQVTKIYSNSTLARILKMVEEGVEKKSPTEQFIRKFARVYTPIVFGLAVSVVIIPIFVLGNDYVFLDWFYKALVFLVVSCPCALVISVPLGYFGGIGLGSKNGILFKGGNYIEAMTHLKTLVTDKTGTITKGVFTVQKIISENENQLLQYLGAIEKHSTHPIAKAIVEYITPKNLETIVLHEVVDIAGKGVKAEFNGQILIAGNNKIMLDHNITVTPELLTYASTVVFVALDTKFLGAVVVADEIKEDAWLAIQQLHQLNINTIMLSGDNKDIVAEVAKELSIDEAYGELLPDGKVHFFEKLKLKKKAKDIIAFVGDGINDAPVLAMSDVGIAMGGLGSDLAIETADIIIQNDEPSKIPLAVRIAKATRSIVIQNIVLSMSVKILVLILGIYGLAAMWEAIFADVGVSLLAILNSSRLLYKKFD from the coding sequence ATGTCTAATTGTAAAAAAGAATCTTGTCATGATCTGCATAACTCAGATGATAATCACGGACATGAGCATAACCATGAACACTCACATGATATTGACTTAACTTTTCAAGAAATAATTAAAGAAATTACTCCAGCTTTAGTATCATTTACATTACTTTTTACAGGTATTATAATGGAGTATATGAAAGTGGGATTCTTTCAAACACAAATTATACAAATTATTTGGTATGGAATTCCTTTTATTATTATAGCTTTACCTGTAGTCAAAGAAGCTGTTACATTAATGATAAAGGATAAAGATTTTTTTAACGAACTGTCTTTAATGTCTTTTGCAACATTAGGAGCTTTTGTTATTGGGGAATATGCTGAAGGTTTAGGGGTTATGGTTTTTTATTCTATTGGTGAAGTTGTACAAGGTTTTGCCGTATCGAAATCCAAAAAAAATATCAAAGCTTTATTAGATGTGAGACCAGATTTAGCATATCTTGTCAAAGATGATGGTATTCATGATGTAGATCCTAAAGATGTTGCTATCAATGATATTATAGAAGTCCGTACTGGCGAAAAAATACCTCTTGATGGTGTACTTATCACAGAAACAGCTTCTTTTAATACAGCAGCATTAACAGGAGAGTCTGTTCCAAGAAATCTTAAAAGTTCTGAAGAAGTGTTGGCAGGCATGATATCTGTAGAAAAAACAGTTCGTATTCAAGTAACTAAAATTTATTCAAACTCCACTCTTGCTCGTATTTTGAAGATGGTAGAAGAAGGGGTAGAGAAAAAATCGCCTACAGAACAATTTATTAGAAAATTTGCTCGTGTCTATACACCTATTGTTTTTGGATTGGCTGTATCAGTAGTTATTATTCCTATTTTTGTTTTGGGTAATGACTATGTATTTTTGGATTGGTTTTATAAAGCATTAGTTTTCTTAGTAGTTTCTTGTCCATGTGCTTTGGTTATTAGTGTCCCACTAGGGTATTTTGGTGGGATAGGATTAGGTTCTAAAAATGGTATTTTATTTAAAGGTGGTAATTATATTGAAGCTATGACTCATCTAAAAACATTAGTTACAGACAAAACAGGAACAATTACTAAAGGTGTCTTTACAGTACAAAAAATTATTTCTGAAAATGAGAATCAATTACTTCAATATCTAGGAGCTATAGAGAAACATAGTACGCATCCTATTGCGAAAGCAATTGTTGAATATATTACTCCGAAAAATTTAGAGACTATTGTTTTGCATGAAGTGGTTGATATAGCAGGTAAAGGCGTCAAAGCTGAGTTTAATGGGCAAATTCTTATAGCAGGTAATAATAAAATAATGCTAGATCATAATATTACTGTTACTCCAGAATTATTAACTTATGCTAGCACAGTCGTTTTTGTTGCTTTGGATACCAAATTCTTAGGAGCTGTTGTTGTAGCTGACGAAATTAAAGAAGATGCGTGGCTTGCTATACAACAATTACACCAATTAAATATTAATACAATTATGCTTTCTGGAGATAATAAAGATATTGTCGCAGAAGTCGCTAAAGAATTATCTATTGATGAAGCCTATGGTGAATTACTTCCTGATGGTAAAGTTCATTTCTTTGAAAAACTTAAATTGAAAAAAAAAGCAAAAGATATTATTGCTTTTGTAGGTGATGGTATTAATGATGCACCTGTACTAGCAATGAGTGATGTCGGTATCGCAATGGGTGGTTTGGGAAGTGATTTGGCTATAGAAACTGCAGATATCATTATTCAAAATGATGAACCTTCTAAAATACCACTTGCAGTACGCATTGCCAAAGCTACTAGATCTATTGTCATACAAAATATTGTCTTGTCTATGAGTGTCAAAATATTAGTATTGATTTTAGGGATTTATGGCTTAGCAGCTATGTGGGAAGCTATTTTTGCTGATGTGGGTGTTTCATTATTAGCCATATTGAATTCCTCTCGTTTGTTATATAAAAAATTTGATTGA
- the queA gene encoding tRNA preQ1(34) S-adenosylmethionine ribosyltransferase-isomerase QueA yields MKYFLDFNLPERLIATIPSPTRDGDKMMIFQKNQLIHEQFININSYLRNDDIIVFNNSKVFKARLTISALQKEIKSELLLINQESSTIWTAMIKKAKRFKLGEYFSLSNGVRAKVIEILEDGLRRIEFDESFSPIDAENIGQIPLPPYIIEERKKRGEVLYSSSDEERYQTLFAKYYGSVAAPTASLRFSTDIIRQLITEGITLKEITLHVGPGTFKPMTCDPDEYQIHKEFVTVTPDLMAYLIQAKKQGRRIIAAGTTVCRALESANENGFDAWTDIFIKPEYEFKMIDGLITNFHLPQSTLLLLVQAFIGIENTKQIYKEALLYNYRFFSYGDGMLLLK; encoded by the coding sequence TTGAAATATTTTTTAGACTTTAATTTACCAGAAAGATTGATTGCTACTATTCCTTCTCCAACAAGAGACGGTGATAAAATGATGATTTTTCAAAAAAATCAACTGATTCATGAACAATTTATTAATATAAACAGCTACTTAAGAAATGATGATATTATTGTATTTAATAATAGTAAAGTTTTCAAAGCTCGTTTGACTATTTCTGCTTTACAAAAAGAGATAAAATCTGAATTATTACTTATTAATCAAGAAAGTAGTACTATTTGGACAGCCATGATTAAAAAAGCAAAACGCTTCAAATTGGGTGAATATTTTAGTTTATCAAATGGAGTAAGAGCTAAAGTAATAGAAATCTTAGAAGATGGTTTGAGAAGAATAGAATTTGATGAATCTTTTTCTCCTATTGATGCAGAAAATATTGGTCAAATTCCTTTACCCCCTTATATAATAGAAGAAAGAAAAAAACGAGGAGAGGTGTTATACTCCTCTTCTGATGAAGAAAGATATCAAACTTTATTTGCCAAATATTACGGTTCTGTAGCTGCTCCGACGGCATCTTTGAGATTTTCTACTGATATTATAAGGCAACTTATTACAGAAGGAATAACACTCAAAGAAATCACATTACATGTTGGTCCTGGCACTTTCAAACCAATGACTTGCGATCCAGATGAGTATCAAATCCATAAAGAATTTGTTACTGTTACTCCTGATCTTATGGCATATTTGATACAAGCCAAAAAACAAGGACGGCGTATTATTGCTGCAGGAACTACAGTATGCCGTGCTTTAGAATCTGCTAATGAGAATGGCTTTGATGCTTGGACAGATATTTTTATTAAGCCGGAGTATGAATTCAAAATGATAGATGGATTGATTACTAATTTTCATTTGCCGCAATCAACATTATTATTATTAGTTCAAGCTTTTATAGGTATTGAAAACACAAAACAAATTTACAAAGAGGCTTTATTGTATAATTATCGATTTTTTAGTTATGGTGATGGCATGTTACTATTAAAATAA
- a CDS encoding RDD family protein, whose translation MFKTEKQKIYALKLAPWWKRLLAYLIDSLLLLVVLVIFISGIYGEELSLLLDSITNYGGLKLGTEEQIFSPDVLNRLSTLSPREQNIAYWMYIIQNKYSNSIFLLNQIISIIYFGIFWWSTGQTIGAKILKIKVTTLLNEAPSIFSIFSRVVALKLIEFAWGIPALVVTNHTLKQRFHDTLSQTVVVEEYSKDIEAEILDDLTDDNKSTTLSDKDSSNEDDL comes from the coding sequence TTGTTTAAAACAGAAAAACAAAAAATATATGCCTTAAAACTTGCTCCTTGGTGGAAACGATTACTAGCCTATCTAATTGATAGCTTACTTCTTCTCGTAGTTTTAGTGATTTTTATTTCAGGAATTTATGGTGAAGAGTTGTCCCTACTCTTGGATAGTATTACTAATTATGGTGGATTAAAATTAGGTACAGAAGAACAAATTTTTTCTCCAGATGTACTTAATCGTTTATCCACACTAAGCCCACGAGAACAAAATATTGCTTATTGGATGTATATCATTCAAAATAAATATTCCAATTCTATCTTTTTATTAAATCAAATTATATCTATTATTTATTTTGGTATTTTTTGGTGGAGTACTGGTCAAACAATAGGAGCTAAAATCCTAAAAATAAAAGTAACTACGCTCCTAAATGAAGCTCCTTCTATTTTTTCTATTTTTTCTCGTGTTGTTGCTTTAAAATTAATTGAATTTGCTTGGGGAATACCTGCATTAGTTGTCACCAATCATACTCTCAAACAACGATTCCATGATACCCTGTCTCAAACAGTCGTCGTAGAAGAATATTCTAAAGATATAGAAGCTGAAATTCTTGATGATTTAACAGATGATAACAAATCTACCACACTCTCTGATAAAGATTCTTCAAATGAAGATGATTTATAA